From Oryza sativa Japonica Group chromosome 4, ASM3414082v1, one genomic window encodes:
- the LOC112938737 gene encoding uncharacterized protein: MAPTSSTEEVKHLTLHHLLKRQHRLKPAAVVWRWPTSVVPGGGAGRPPVPDEQLAADDVDGLGGTWPPRSYTCAFCRREFRSAQALGGHMNVHRRDRAKMRGHGLHGAAGQQLGAAEAPAAAAAARTEYAVALYPILNSGAGGAAVRIPHGDVLLSAPVALAAARRGHDHRCIDVGDDENDKKIDLELRLGWP; encoded by the coding sequence ATGGCGCCAACAAGTAGCACTGAGGAGGTGAAGCACCTGACGCTTCACCACTTGTTGAAGCGGCAGCACCGGCTCAAGCCCGCCGCCGTGGTGTGGAGATGGCCGACGTCGGTggtgcccggcggcggcgccgggcggccGCCGGTGCCCGACGAGCAGCTGGCGGCGGACGACGTGGACGGCCTGGGCGGGACGTGGCCGCCGCGGTCCTACACGTGCGCGTTCTGCCGCCGCGAGTTCCGGTCCGCGCAGGCGCTGGGCGGGCACATGAACGTGCACCGCCGCGACCGCGCCAAGATGCGCGGCCACGgcctccacggcgccgccgggcagcagctcggcgcggcggaggcgcctgccgccgccgccgccgcgaggacgGAGTACGCCGTGGCGCTGTACCCCATCCTGAACtccggcgcgggcggcgcggcggtgcgcATACCGCACGGAGACGTGCTGCTCTCCGCGCCCGTCGCGCTGGCGGCCGCGCGCCGTGGCCATGATCACCGGTGCATCGATGTAGGTGACGACGAGAACGACAAGAAGATTGACCTGGAGCTGCGCCTTGGGTGGCCGTGA